The Candidatus Methylomirabilota bacterium genomic sequence GCCGGAACGGCTCGGGCACCCGCCACATCGCCTGCAGCCGCACCCGCGGAACCCCCTTGGACAAGAGCGCCCGGTCCACGAGCCAGTCGGGCTGGGGATAGCTGCCGACCACGGTGGTGACGAGGGGATGCCGGGGGATCATGCTCAGGCTCCTTGACGGTACGCGGCCACCCGGCGCTCCAGGCGGCGGAGGAGGATCTCGTGCATCCCGGTGATCAGGAGCACCAGCACGATGCCGGCGTACACTCCGGGGCTGTTGAGCAGCGTGCGATGGCGGGTGATGAGGAAGCCGAGGCCGTCGGCCGCGCCCAGCATCTGGGCCACGATGACGCCCACGATGACGAGGGCCCCGCCCAGGCGCAGCGCGGCCACCATCGAAGGCAGGCTGGCGGGGAGCGAGATGTAGAGGATCTGCTGGGCGCGGGTGGCCCCGAAGGCGCGCGCGGTCTCGTTGAGCGCGGGGCTCAGCGCGGCGACTCCCGCGACCGCGGTGAGCATGGTCGGGATGAACGCGTAGATCGCGGCGAACGCGATCTTCGATTGCGAGCCGAGGCCGAACCACACCATCATCACCGGGTAGAGCACGACCAGCGGCACCGCGTAGGCGCTGCGCAGCACCGGCAGCAGCATGCGGCGCGCGGTCGCCGAGGCGCCCACCACCTGGCCGAGCAGGATCCCGCCCCCGCAGACGATGGCGTAGGAGGCCAGGATCTCGCCGAAGGTGGTGGGCAGGCTGCCGAGGTACTCGCGCCGGTCGGTCACGAGCGCGGTCAGCGCCTCGCTGAGCGGGGGCACGAAGAGGCGGGG encodes the following:
- a CDS encoding ABC transporter permease subunit, whose amino-acid sequence is PRLFVPPLSEALTALVTDRREYLGSLPTTFGEILASYAIVCGGGILLGQVVGASATARRMLLPVLRSAYAVPLVVLYPVMMVWFGLGSQSKIAFAAIYAFIPTMLTAVAGVAALSPALNETARAFGATRAQQILYISLPASLPSMVAALRLGGALVIVGVIVAQMLGAADGLGFLITRHRTLLNSPGVYAGIVLVLLITGMHEILLRRLERRVAAYRQGA